The genomic DNA GGCGCTCCTCTCGAAAAACGGTCAGGACTTTTGTATGTTGAGGCGCCAGCAAAGTCAAGGGTTTTGTGCCGCGTACCGGTATGGCCGTACCGGCTGCAACCACCACCGGCGCAAAATCGTGCTGATTGGGGCGGGCCTGACAAAACTTGTCACCCGGAGCAAACTAGGCTACATTAATCTCCCAGTTCAAGTTACCCGCCGGAGGGCTTGGTCGCGCATGTCGCCCCGGAAAAAGAAAAATGTTCGCGTCTTCCTGCGCCACTCGGAGATCCAGAAGAAGGTCCGGGAGATGGCCGACCAAATCAACCGCGACTTTGAGGGCGAGCGCATCCACATGATCGCCATTTTGAAGGGTGCCTTTGTGTTTCTGGCCGATTTGCTGCGCAATCTGAAGGTGGAAGTTTCCGTGGATTTCATTGGCACCTCCAGTTACGGCGACGGCACGCGGCCAACCGGCGAGGTTCGCCTGACCAAGGATTTGGATTCCACCATCGAGGGGCTCAACGTCATCCTGG from Candidatus Acidiferrales bacterium includes the following:
- the hpt gene encoding hypoxanthine phosphoribosyltransferase; translated protein: MSPRKKKNVRVFLRHSEIQKKVREMADQINRDFEGERIHMIAILKGAFVFLADLLRNLKVEVSVDFIGTSSYGDGTRPTGEVRLTKDLDSTIEGLNVILVEDILDTGLTLNYLLRLLQARRPKVLKVAALLDKPSRRIKEVKADYIGFEIPNAFVVGYGLDFGEKYRNLKDICVLDSVEP